The Marivivens sp. LCG002 genome contains a region encoding:
- a CDS encoding ABC transporter substrate-binding protein: MPLKTLVFWLGLVGVCAGGPAASETAITITYLKQEVERPPVLSNLDAIPEDEGWRGAEIGLQDNATTGKFLGQTWSLQERIVPVGGDLLAAGRESAAQTRFLIIDAPREGLLALADLAELEDALLFNVAAEEPDLRDEACRANVLHTAASLTMRSDALMQFLAQRRWPDLAMVTGPHASDMAFAEALRGSARKFGLKIKGEKEWRFDANMRRAATAEVPLFTQELPDHDVLLAADEIGDFARYLPYNTWDPVLLAGSEGLRPLGWSHVMEQWGAVQLQNRFEDHAGRNMRSKDYAAWAALRALGEAVTRTASDDPSVLRAYMLSDEFELAAFKGRPLSFRSWNGQLRQPIPVVHPGAVVAVAPLEGFLHPTSDLDTLGLDAPQSRCTAFSE; this comes from the coding sequence ATGCCACTCAAAACGCTTGTTTTTTGGCTCGGTCTGGTCGGCGTTTGCGCGGGCGGTCCTGCTGCATCCGAGACGGCGATCACGATCACCTATCTCAAACAGGAGGTGGAGCGCCCCCCCGTTCTCTCAAATCTCGATGCGATTCCCGAGGACGAGGGATGGCGCGGAGCCGAGATCGGGCTTCAGGACAACGCAACGACGGGCAAATTCCTCGGTCAGACTTGGAGCCTGCAAGAGCGGATCGTGCCCGTGGGCGGCGATCTTCTTGCGGCGGGACGCGAGAGTGCGGCGCAAACACGGTTTCTGATCATCGACGCCCCGCGCGAGGGTCTGTTGGCTTTGGCCGACCTTGCCGAGCTTGAAGACGCTCTGTTGTTCAACGTAGCCGCCGAAGAACCCGATCTTCGGGACGAGGCTTGCCGCGCCAATGTGCTGCACACCGCCGCAAGTCTGACCATGCGCAGTGATGCCTTGATGCAGTTTCTCGCGCAGCGGCGGTGGCCCGATCTTGCCATGGTTACGGGGCCTCATGCCTCCGATATGGCCTTTGCCGAGGCGCTGCGCGGATCGGCGCGGAAATTCGGTCTTAAAATCAAAGGGGAAAAGGAATGGCGCTTCGATGCGAACATGCGCCGCGCTGCCACGGCCGAGGTGCCTCTTTTCACCCAAGAGCTTCCCGATCACGATGTCCTTTTGGCCGCCGACGAGATCGGCGATTTTGCCCGCTACCTCCCCTATAACACCTGGGACCCCGTCCTTTTGGCGGGCTCCGAAGGGCTCCGGCCTTTGGGGTGGAGCCATGTGATGGAGCAATGGGGTGCGGTCCAGCTCCAGAACCGCTTCGAAGACCATGCAGGGCGGAATATGCGCTCCAAGGATTATGCCGCCTGGGCCGCCCTTCGTGCCTTGGGCGAGGCCGTGACGCGCACCGCGAGCGATGATCCAAGCGTGCTTCGCGCTTATATGCTCTCGGACGAATTCGAGCTTGCCGCATTCAAAGGACGGCCGCTTTCGTTCCGAAGCTGGAACGGACAACTGCGCCAGCCCATTCCCGTCGTTCATCCGGGCGCCGTGGTCGCGGTCGCCCCGCTCGAGGGGTTTCTTCATCCCACATCGGATCTCGACACACTCGGGCTCGACGCGCCCCAGAGCCGCTGCACCGCTTTTTCGGAGTAA
- a CDS encoding ABC transporter ATP-binding protein — translation MSGLRVQNLSHSYGAKQALKDVGFEIERGRFCALLGPNGAGKSTLYAILTGLLVPNGGTIEIADTPLRETPLRALAKMGIVFQQTTLDLDLSVRQNLRYFAALHGFAGKAADIKIDAALDRLGMLERAGEKVRALNGGHKRRTEIARALLHAPEVLLLDEPTVGLDSQTRIAITEHVHRLCTEDGLTVLWATHLTDEVRPTDDLILLHKGEVLERGTAAQICGGLPLSEVFMRKVGEPL, via the coding sequence GTGAGCGGTCTTCGCGTTCAGAACCTGTCGCACAGCTATGGGGCCAAACAGGCGCTGAAGGATGTGGGATTCGAGATCGAACGCGGCAGGTTTTGCGCGCTTCTCGGGCCGAATGGTGCAGGAAAATCGACGCTCTACGCCATTCTCACAGGGCTGCTCGTGCCGAACGGTGGCACGATCGAGATTGCCGATACGCCCCTTCGTGAAACACCTTTGCGCGCACTCGCCAAGATGGGCATCGTGTTCCAGCAAACGACGCTCGACCTTGATCTGAGCGTGCGGCAGAACCTTCGGTATTTTGCCGCTTTGCATGGCTTTGCAGGCAAAGCCGCAGACATCAAGATAGATGCCGCTCTTGACCGTCTTGGCATGTTGGAACGCGCGGGCGAAAAGGTCCGCGCCCTTAACGGTGGGCACAAACGCCGCACGGAAATCGCCCGCGCTCTGCTTCATGCACCCGAAGTGCTTCTTCTTGACGAGCCGACCGTCGGGCTCGACAGCCAGACGCGGATCGCCATCACCGAACATGTGCACCGTCTTTGCACCGAAGACGGGCTTACCGTGCTTTGGGCGACCCATCTGACGGACGAAGTGCGCCCGACGGACGATCTGATCCTTCTGCACAAGGGCGAAGTCCTCGAGCGCGGAACGGCGGCGCAAATCTGCGGCGGCCTCCCCCTGTCCGAGGTTTTCATGCGCAAAGTGGGCGAGCCGCTAT
- a CDS encoding YVTN family beta-propeller repeat protein, translating into MKRLLSTLSCLALLAALPATASEIWVTNEHDDTISVIDIDTLEVVRTIETGERPRGITFSKDYSVVYVCASDSDTVQVIDPETGEILHDLPSGEDPEQFVLHPDNRHLYIANEDDAITTVVDTVERKVIAQIDVGIEPEGMAVSPDGKIAITTSETTNMAHWIDTETNQLFANTLVDARPRHAEFAKEGSELWVSSEIGGTVTVFAVADQAPLAKISFEIKGVHQDNIQPVGFEFSEDGKTAFVALGPSNHVAAVNTETYEVEDYILVGRRVWHMAFSPDHTMLFTTNGVSGDVTVIDVASRTPVKTIKVGRFPWGAAVRP; encoded by the coding sequence ATGAAACGCCTTTTATCGACGCTCTCCTGTCTTGCACTTCTGGCCGCTCTGCCCGCAACGGCGAGCGAGATTTGGGTCACGAACGAACATGACGACACGATCAGCGTGATCGACATTGACACGCTCGAAGTCGTGCGCACCATCGAAACGGGCGAGCGGCCGCGCGGGATTACCTTTAGCAAGGATTATTCGGTGGTTTATGTCTGTGCCTCGGACAGCGACACGGTTCAGGTGATCGATCCCGAAACAGGCGAGATTCTCCACGATCTTCCATCGGGCGAGGACCCCGAACAATTCGTGCTCCACCCCGACAATAGGCATCTTTACATTGCCAACGAAGATGATGCGATCACCACGGTGGTGGACACCGTCGAGCGCAAGGTGATCGCCCAGATCGACGTCGGAATCGAACCCGAAGGCATGGCGGTGTCACCGGACGGCAAGATTGCGATCACCACCTCGGAAACCACGAATATGGCCCATTGGATCGACACCGAGACGAATCAGCTTTTTGCCAACACTCTGGTGGATGCGCGTCCGCGCCACGCCGAGTTCGCCAAAGAGGGGAGCGAGCTTTGGGTCAGCTCCGAAATCGGCGGAACGGTGACGGTTTTCGCCGTCGCGGATCAGGCCCCGCTTGCCAAAATCAGCTTCGAGATCAAAGGCGTGCATCAGGACAACATCCAGCCCGTAGGATTCGAGTTCTCGGAGGACGGCAAGACCGCATTCGTCGCGCTTGGCCCGTCCAACCATGTGGCTGCGGTGAACACCGAAACCTACGAAGTCGAGGACTATATCCTTGTCGGGCGTCGGGTGTGGCATATGGCGTTTTCGCCGGATCACACGATGCTTTTCACGACGAACGGCGTTTCGGGCGATGTCACGGTGATCGACGTGGCAAGCCGCACCCCCGTCAAAACAATCAAAGTTGGCCGTTTCCCTTGGGGCGCGGCTGTTCGGCCGTAG